The sequence below is a genomic window from Paracoccus sp. MA.
CGACGGTGAAGACATCGGGATGGACCGCCATGCCGCGAACCGTCGCGTAGCCGCCGCCCGAGAACCCGGTCAACCCGACGCCCTTCGCGATGTCCATCCAGGGGCGGTCCGCCGCCAGCGACCTGATGGCCGCCGCGTGGTCGGCAAGGCCGCCGCAGCATTCCATCCTGCCGTGGGAATGCAGCCAGAAATCCCTGGACCGTCCCGGCGTCCCGGGCCCGTCAAGCAGAAGCGTGACGAAACCCGCGGCGGCGAGGCCCTCGGCATAGCGGGCATAGGTCGTCTGGCCGAAGGATTTCGGCGCCATGAAGACCTGCGGACCGCCATAAATGACGTCGATGACCGGGTAGGATTTTTCCGGGTCGAACCCCGGCGGCTTGTAGAGCACCCCCCACAGCGCCGTTTCGCCGTCCAGCGCCCGCACGTGGAACGGCTCGGGCAGCGGCATGTCGGCGGGCCAGGCTTCCCGGGCATCCGCATGTTCCAGCGTCATGACCACCCTGCCGCTCCGGTCATACAGGGCCGAGACGGGCGGGCGGTCCGGCGCCTCATGGGCGGCGACGAAAAACGCTCCGTCGGGGCTGGTGCCGTTGGGATATCGCCCGCTGCCGGCCGGAACCTGCGTCAGCGCGCGCGGCGGCAGGGACAGGTCATGGTTGAGATCCTGACGGGTCAGGCGGCGCAGATCCGTCCCGTCGAAACGGATCGAATAGACCTGGAGGTAATAGGGATCCAGCCCCGGCTCGCGGCCCGCGGCAGCAAAGAGGATGGTTCCGCCATCCTCGTCGACATGAAGGATCGACACGACGTTCCATTCGCCCGCGGTGATGCGGCGGCGGCTGCGCGGATCGCCGGGATCGACGAAATAGAGATGCCGCCAGCCGTCGGCCATCGACGACCAGAGGATGCGGCCGTCGCGCAGCACCTGTGGTTGCGGGCTTGGGCTGAAACAGGGCCGCCCTGACCCGGGGCCTTCCTCGATGACCAGTCGCCTGGCGTCGCCGGTGGCGGTGTCCACCTGCCAGAAATCCAGGCGGTGTCCGTCGCGCGATCCCTCATGCAGGTAGAAGTGACCTCCGTCGTCGGACCACCAGGCGGGATAGCTGATCAGCGGATTGGCGCCAAAGCTGACCAGTCTGTCCATCCCGGCCTGCACCCGCTGTCCGTTCCTGCCGATGAAGCACAGCTCGCTCAGGGCGCCGTGCTCGTCGCCGGGGACGGGATAGGGAAAGCTGTGAAGCCTGGGACGCGATCCGTCCGCCGGGACCGCCTCGATCAGATGGGCAAGGGGAACCCGGCGCAGGTCGGTGCGCAAGGTGGCGATCCGGCTGGAATCCGGCGACCAGAGCGCAATCGGCGGACAGCGCCCTTGCGTGAGGTTGTAATCGAAACCGAGAAAACCGCCGTAGCCGTTCCCGGCCTCGCCGTCGCTGGTCAGCGGACGCTTGCCCGAATGATCGACCAGCCAGAGATCGTGATCCCGAAGGACCAGACGCGCCGAATGATCCGGCGCCACGTTTTCGGTCGGTGCCGCTACAGGGCCCAGATCGGTCAGGACCAGCCCATCGCGTTCGGCCCGCCAGAGACGCCCTTCCAGGCGGAACTCGATGGCCCTGGCATCGGGGGCAAGCCGCACATCCTCGGGCTCGGCCGCCTGCGGCGCGACCGGCCAGGCGGCGATCCGCGCGGCAAGCGCCTTTCGGTCGAAAAGGGGCTCGACCCTTCCGGTCCCGGCCTCGACCAACAGGTAATCCGTTCCGCCCGGCGTGCGGCGGCAATAGGAGAAGAGCTTTCCGTCATCGGACCAGAACGGGCGAACCGTGTCGTTGAAGACCCGCGCATTGCGCTGCCCCGAGGCCAGATAACGCGCCCGCTCGTGCGGGTCGGTTCCGGTCGAATTCCCGTTCGCGACCATGTGCTCCTCCCTCTCCCGACTGCATCACGTCATGGGGCAGGAATGGAGCTACACAATTGTGTAGTCAATGGCCAAATGCAAGCACGATGCTGGTCAGGTGCCGCGTTTTCCGCCTTCTTCCGATGCCAGGCCCGTCAAAATCAATTGCATGATCCGTTCTTCCTGCAAGTTGCGGCGCTTCAGTTCCTCGACCGAGAAGAGGTTGCGATTCAGCAGGGTTTCGAATTGCGGCGCCAGCAGAAGATAGCCGATTCGCTGGGCGACCATCCGGATCGAATCCCACAGGGCGGGTTCATCCGGAAACCGGGCGCGCAGATCCGCGTTCAGCATCTCGGTCGTGCCCAGAAGTTCGCGCAGGAAGTCAAGCGCGATGGACCTTTCTTCCATGATCGCGCGGCGCAGATAGCGGACGATCCCCGACAGGCTGCCCGTCTGGCTCTCTATCATCGAGGAAAGCTCTTCCGGCGATCTGGCACGGTTGGCGACCTGCACCAGCTGCAGATAGTCGGTCATCACGCGTTTTTCCACCGCGTCGCGCAGACCCTCCTTCGACTGGAAATAGAAGCGGACGAGCCCCCAGGACACGCCGGCTTCGTCGGCAATCGCCCTGACGGATGTGGCATCGAAACCGTCGCGCCCGAACAGCGTGATGGCGGCCTCCAGCAGGCGTTCGCGTCCGTTGGTCTGTTCGGCTGGCGGGTCTTTCTGTGTCATGGCGGCAATCTAGGCGAAGGCCGGTGCGAAGGCAATTTCCGCCGCCTCCGCCGGACCTGAATGCATTCCGCCGTCCCGTTCATGTTCCATTTCTCAATGGCTTGAAGGTCCGGGATTCAATCCTCTGGACTCGAACTACACAAATGTGTAGTAATCCTGAATTCAAGGGAGCCCGGGAGGAGACGCGCAAGATGGATACCGAAAAGAAGCAGCATGCACGGGCGTGGTTGGCGACCGTCGTCCTTGCCATGGCCGCGATGATCGCCATGGCGGACAAGACGCTGCCGATGCTGCTGATGGAGCCGATCAAGCACGCCATGGCGCTGACCGACGTGCAGATCGGAATCCTGACCGGCTTCACCTTCGCCATCGCCATGGCGGTCGCCGCGCTGCCGCTGGCATGGCTGGCGGACCGCTATGACCGGACGCTTCTGCTGGGGGTCGCCATCACCGCCTGGTGCCTGCTGACCATTGCCAGCGGCTTTGCCACGAACTTCACCGCGTTGTTCCTGTGCCGGCTTGGGGTCGGCCTGGGCGAGGCGGCGCTGATGCCAGCCGCGCTGTCGCTGATTGCCGACCTGTTTCCGCTTCGGCGCGTTGCCAGGGCGTCGGGGCTGCTCTTCTTCGGCGTGACCTTCGGCGGGGTCCTCGCCATGGTCGGCGGCGGCGCGCTTTACGGATATCTTCATGCCGCCGCGCTGGAAGGCACGCTGCCCTTGGCCAGCGACGATGCCTGGCGCTGGACCACCATCGCATTCGGCGCCGCCGGTCTTGTCGTCGCCGCCCTTGTCGTCACCATCCTTCCCGAGCCGCGGCGGCGCAATCCCGCCATGGCCGCCGCCGCGATCGGCACGCCCGAAGCGGCAGGGTTTCGCGAATACCTGACGGCGACGCTGCCCTTCATCCTGCTTCTGGTCATCTGCCTGGGCATGAGCGCGATCTTCACCGTCGGCTTCAACGGCTGGCTGGCGCCGTTCTTCACCAGAACCTATGGCTGGTCCATCGAAAGGACGGGCAGCACGCTGGGCACGATCCTGCTGGTCGCCGGTCTGCTTTCTCCGTTCATCGGGGTGTTCTTCAATCAGATCGTGCGCCGCTGGATGGGCCGCGAGGCGCCGCTGGCCGCGATTTCCCTCATGCTTCTTGTGATCCTGCCCTTCGTGATCGGCGGCCCGCTGATGTCGAACGGGCTTTGGGCGGCGGCGGCGGTCGGCATTGTCATCGCGATTTCCGGCGGGTGCTCGATCGTCATCTCGGTCATTTATGTCAGCATCGCGCCGTCCCACCTGCGCGCCCGGGTCACTGCCGTCCTGTTGCTCGTGCTGGGGTTGATCTCGGGTGCCGGAACGGTGGTCTATGCCGGGTTTACCGATATCGTGCTGGGGGATCCTTCCAGAATCCACCTGACGATGTCGCTGCTGTCGGGCCTGCTGATCCTGTTTACCGCGATCACGAGCTTTTTCGTCGACCGCCGCTATCCGGCCGTCGTCGCCATGGCGAAAGAGGCAGAGCTGCGGCATCTCGGAAGCGGCGCAGCCGATCCGCGGGGGCACGAACTTTCCGCGACCAACTGAACGCCCGGCGTTCGCGCCACACATCCATCGGCAATACAGGTGAAGCAATGACCTCTCACGGCGCTGTCGAGCGTTTGCAACTCATGCTCGACGACTATGTCGAGAATTTCGGCGCAATCGGCGTGATCGTCGGGATCGACCTGCCCGAGGCCGGGCGCCTCTGCCTCACCGCCGGATCGCGCGCGCAGCGCGAGGCGGCACTCGGGTCATCGGACCTGTTCCAGATCGGCAGCCAGGCCAAGACCTTTGTCGCCCTGTCGATCCTGCTTTTGTGCCGCGACGGCCTGCTGGACCTCGACGACCCGGTCGCCCGCCATATCGACCTGCCGGTCGACGGGCGGATCACGCTTCGCCATCTGATCATGAACACATCGGGGCTGCCCGAATATCTCTCGCTCATCGATCCGACCTCGGCGGGCCGGATGGCTCCGCGGGACATGGTGATCCCGGCGCTTGAGCAAGGCGTGCTGTTCGCACCGGGGCAGCAATTCGACTATTCGAACACGGGATGGGTGATCGCCGCCATGGTGATGGATGCGAGGGCGCCGGGCGGCTATGCCGGCTACGTGAAGAAGCGGATCTTCGGCCCGCTCGGCATGCAGGACTCCTGGGTCGGCAGCGGCTATCCGGAGGAACGGCTGGCGCAAGGCTATCTGAAGCGCGCCGGGCAGCCGGCCATCAGTGCCGCCAGGGGCTTTTCCCTGGCTTGGGCCTATGGCGCCGGCGACATCATCTCGAATTGCGGCGACATGCTGGACTTCTACCGGGCCTTGTCGCGGCCCGGCAATCCGCTGGGCGTGACGCTGCGGGACATGACCGCGCATTGGGCGCTGCCCGCCGCGAAGCCCTTCCACCCGATGAGCCTTGGCGCGGCCTACGGCCTCGGGCTGGAAAGGCGGCGCTGGGGCGGGCTGGAGGTCTGGGGCCATCCCGGCCGGACGGTGGGATACGGCGCATCGTCCTGGTTCGTGCCCTCGACCGGGGCGATCGCGACGACGGCCTTCATGTTTGTGGAGGACGAATCCGAGCCGCCCCATATCGCCGCGCAGCGATACAACCCCTCGATGCTGTTCACGCAGGTGTTGTGCACCGCCCATGCCCTGACCGATCTTCTGCCCGCGGCGGTCCCGGCACCCGTCCCGGTCGCCGGCAACCGGTAAGGCTTATGCGCGTCTTCATCGCCGGCCTCGCGACCGAAACCAACAGCTTCTCGCCGATCCCGTCCGGCGCGCTGGCCTTTTCGCTCGACCATGTCCGCCGCGTCCGGGCGGGCGAGGTCGCGCCGCCGAAGGACGAGATGCTGGCGGTCTTTCACAGGCTATGCAGCGCCGACGGCCACGAGGTCGTCCAGAGCATCGCCGCCGGGGCGGAGCCCGGGGCCCCGGTTGTTCGCGCCGTCTATGAGGAACTGCGCGACATGATCCTGGAGGATCTGCGCGCTGCGGGCGCTGTCGATGTCGTCCTGCTTGCCCTTCACGGTGCGATGATCGCGCAGGGATACGACGATTGCGAAGGCGACCTGCTGGCCCGTATCCGCGAGATCGCGCCCCGGGCAATTATCGGCGCCCAACTGGACCCGCATTGCAGCCTGACCGAAGCCATGGTCGCCCATGCCGACCTGATCACCATCATGCGCGAATATCCCCATACCGATTTCGCCGAACGGGCGGCGGATCTGTATCGGCATTGCCTTCGGGCCGCGCGCGGGGACTTCCGCCCGGCCGCGGCGCTGATCGACTGCCGGATGATCGGTTTCTTTCCGACCACGGAGGGGGCGATGAAGCAGGTCGTCGCCGCCTTTCGCCACAGCAGCGCCGACCCGCGCATCGTGACCGCGGAATTCGCGCATGGCTTTCCCTGGGGCGACGTGCCGGAGATGGGCGCGCGCGTGCTGGTTTACGCGGATGGCGATCTGGAAACCGCCAAGGCAGAGGCCCTGCGGCTGGCGCGGCTGGTCCATGACAGGCGGCGGGAATTGCAGGCCGCATTCCCCGGCCTCGCATCCTCGCTCGACCGGGCGGAAGGGCTGGACGGCCTGGTCGTGCTGGGCGACTTTGCCGACAATCCCGGCGGCGGGGCGCCCGGCGACAGCACCTTCGTTCTGCGCGCATTGCTGGACCGCGGCATTGCCGATGCGGCGATCGGCGCCTTCTACGACCCCGAGGCCGCGCGGCTTTGCGCCGATGCCGGGCCGGGTGCCACGATCCGGCTGCGTCTGGGCGGCAAGCTGGGGCCGGAATCCGGCGACCCGGTCGATCTGGTGGCCGAGATCGTCGCGGTGGCCAAGGATCACGCCTGCACGGCCTTCGGCATGCGCGTGCCGCTGGGCCGTTCTGCCGCGATCCGCTGCCGGGGCATCGACATTCTGATCGTCTCGTCACGCAGCCAGCTCTATGGCGCCGACGGCTTCACCGGGCTTGGCATCTCGCTGCAGGACAAGCGGCTGGTCGTCGTCAAGTCCAGCAACCATTACGTCGCCAGCTTCGGCCCTCTGGCCGATCACATCTGGCATATGGCGACGCCCGGCGCGATGACCCTGGATTTCGCCTCGATTCCCTATCGGCGGCTGGATCGCCCGGTCTTTCCGCTGGTCGAGAACCCCTGGGCCGACGAAGACATGCAGGCCGCGATCCGCGTCGCGAAAAGACCTTCATCCGGCGGCATATAGGAATTGCCAGCTACACAATTGTGTAGTAAATATTGCATCACCCTCCGGCGCTTGGATTCGGATGGCAGAACAGCGGCTTCGCCCTTTCGGGAGTTGGCATGACAGCCTGGACACAAATCGACATCCTGCAATCCGACGAACCCGCGGCGGAATTTGTTCTCGCCTTCGCCGGCAAGGATGGCGCGATACCGGAGAGGGATCAGCCCCGGCTTTCGCTGGCGATCCGCCATACGGGCTTCGCCGCCCAGCCCGGCCAATGGCTCGACGTTCCGCCGGCGAAGGACACCGATGCCCGCATCATCCTGATCGGCGCGCCCGAGATCGGCACGGCGACGCCGCATGACTGGGCAAGCCTGGGCGGCAACATCGTCGAGGCGATGGCGGCGCTTCGGCTGGAAACCGCCCGGCTGTCGGGCGGGGCGGCGCTGGCCGACGATGCCCGCCTGTCCGCGGTCCTGCTGGGGGTGCTGCTGCACGGCTTCCGCCCCGATACCGGGCGCAGGCACCCCGATCCGACGCCATGGCCGCAACGCCTGCTCATCCCGCCGGGACAGGAGGGCGCGCGCGACCAGGCGCTGCGCACGGCGCGGGCCGTCAACCGCGCCCGCGCCTGGGTCGAGGCGCCGGCCAACCGGCTGACCCCGCAGGCATGGGCGGCGGAACTGCCGGCGATCTTCGAGCCGCTGGGCGCGACCTTGCGGATATTCGACAGCGCCGCCCTGCAGGAGATGGGCGCCTCGGCCCTGCTGGCCGTCGGCCGCGCCTCGGAATTTCCGCCGCTGCTGGCGGTGGTGGAATGGCGCGGCGCGCCGGCGCGCGAAGGCTGGGACGCGGTGCTGGTCGGCAAGGGCATGACCTTCGACAGCGGCGGGCTGAACCTCAAGACCGCGGCGCCGGTGATCGCGCCCATGGGCTTCGACATGGGCGGCGGGGCCGCCGTGCTGGGCGCGGTCGAGCTGGCGGCCTCGCGCAAGGCGGGCTGCAACGTCGCGGCCATCGTGCCGATGGCCGAGAACGCCGTCGACGGGAAAAGCTTCCGGCCCGGCGACGTGATCCAATCCCTGGGCGGCCTGACCATCGAGATCCGCAATACCGATGGCGAGGGGCGGCTGGTCCTGGCCGACGGCATCGCCTATGGCCTGAAGACCTACCAGCCTGCCCATGTCGTCGACATCGCCACCCTGACCGGCATGATCGCCGTGGCATTGCTGGAGGAATTCGCAGGGCTCTATGCCAATAACGATGCGCTGGCCGCCGAGCTCGACGAAGCGGGGCGAGCGACGGGAGAGCTTGTGTGGCGCATGCCCTGCCAGCCCAACCAGGACCATGTGGTCGAGACCCCGGTCGCGGATGTGGCCAACATGAGCACCTTTCCGGGGCTTTTGGGCACCGGCCTGTCCGCCCCGGTTTCCGGCGCGAAACTCTTGCAGAAATTCGTGGGCGATACTCCCTGGGCGCATATCGACATCGCCGGCACCGTCTGGGCCACGCGCCGCTCGGCCTATGGCGGCAAGAACGCCACCGGCTACGGGGTCCGCCTGCTGGACCAGTGGCTGCGCCGTTTCGAGAGGGGGTGACCGCCATGGACCGCGACAGCGCATTGTTCGACCTGATCGGCAAGCTGGTCATGTGCCATTCGCCCAGCGGGGTCGAGGCGCGGATCGACGCTTTCCTTATGCAGCGGTTCTCGGAACTGGGCATCGAGGCCGCGCTGGACGCCGCCGGGAATTTCGTCGCGCGCATTCCCGGCAGCGGGCCGGGCAGGCTGGCGATCACCGCCCACAAGGATGAGATCGGCGCATCGGTCAGCGGCCTCGGGGACGATGGCCGGCTGAAGCTGCGCGCCCTGGGATCGTCCTTCCCCTGGGTCTATGGCGAGGGAATCGTGGATATCCTGGGCGATAACGAGACGATCCAGGGCGTCCTCAGCTTCGGGTCGCGCCACATCACCCGCGCCTCGCCGCAATATCCGCAGCAAGAGACGGCGCCGGTCAAATGGTCGGATGTCTGGGTCGAGACCAAGCGCAGCCGCGACGACATCGCCGGGGCGGGGGTGCGGCCTGGCTCTCGCGTGCTGGTCGGAAGGCATCGCAAGGCGCCGCATCGGCTGGGCGACCATATCGCCGGCTATACGCTGGACAACAAGGCGTCGGTCGCGATCCTGATCGAGCTGGCCAAGCAGATCCGCAACCCGGCCTCGGAAATCTGCCTGGTCTTTTCCTCCATGGAAGAGGTCGGGGCCTGCGGCGCGCTGTATTTCACCAGAAACGAGCCCGTGGATGCGATCATCGCGCTGGAGATCGCCCCCCTGTCCGATGAATACGACATCGTGGACGGACCGGACCCGGTGATCTACGCGCAGGACGGCTATGGCCTTTACCATGAGGGGCTGAACGGCCGGATCGCCGCCGCGGCCGCGCGGGCGGGGGTCGGGCTGCAACGCTCGGTCGTGCATGATTTCGGCAGCGACGCCTCGATCGTGATGCGCAACGGCCATGCGCCGCGCGGGGCCTGCCTGGCCTTCCCCACGCAGAACACCCACGGATACGAGATCGCGCGCCTTGCCGCGATCCGGAACTGCGTCGCCGTCCTCGCGGAACTCTGCAAGGAGGATCTGTCGAAATGGTGACGCCGGACCACCTGAAGCGGGCCCTTGCAGGCGGACGGCATCGCGAACGCCCGACGCGATAGGCCAAGGCCCGGCCGCCAACCACCCCTGACCGGCGGACCGCAAGAAGGTTGTGGCGCCGGACGGAAGCCTGCGCCCGCATCGCAGGCCGGGCGCAGATACGATCAGCCAAGGGTTCGAAGAAGACCCGGCGACAAGACCCCAACGCACCAACAGGAGATGACATCGTGACCGACACGCAAAGTCCCGACCCGCAAAAACCGCGCCGCTTCGGCGGGCGTGCCCTGGCCCTCATGCTCGGGGGCCTGTTCGCCACGGCCCTTCCCGGCGGCACGGCGCCGGCCGTCGCGCAGGAGCTGCCGAACTGCGCCAAATACGACCAGCTCAATCACCGGGGGTCCGAGGTTCCCTATCCATCGAACTGCGAGGCAATCGACCCCGAACTGGGCGGCCTGCGCGAGAAGCTTTTCCGCCGCGGCTGGAATCTGCAGGTCGTCACCACCCAGGGCCTGACCTATGACGTCCGCGGCAACGACGGCGGACCACAGATCTATACCGGCCAGAAGCCGACCGCGAATGCCTCGGTCTCGCTGGTCTTCACGCATGACCTGAGCCGATACGGGCTGCCGGAGGGATCGCTTCTGACCTTTGCCCCGGTGGCCGGCTACACGTCCTTTTCCGGGGCCGGGCTTTCCCACGCCTATGTCAACCAGCTTTCCGCCATGGTCCCGCTGAACGACGGGCGGGTGGTCCTGCAGGCCGGGCAATACAACATGGCGTCGCAATTCTACGGGCAGGCCATCGGCAACAACCTTGCCGCCTCGGCGCTTGGTCCGCAAAGCTTCATCCTCTACGGGCTGGGCGTCGGCGGGTTGAAACCGGCGCCGGGCTTCGACATTCGCCTCTCTTCCGCGGACAAGCGTTTTTACAACCATTTCGGTGTCGCCCGCAGCATCAGCCCCGACGGACTTTTCGCCGATGGCGAGGAAAACCATTCGGGCCTGAAATTCTCGACCCGCGGGGCGAAGGCGGTCTTCATCAACGAGATCGGCTACAGGGTCCAGCCGGACGTGAACCAGCGCAACATCTGGCTGCGGGCGGGCGCCGTCTACAACACGTCCGACTTCGCTCATCTCGACGATCCGGCGACGACCGGCAAGAATTACGGCGGCTATGTCGTCGCGACCTACCAATTGTCGCAGCCCGACATGGCCGCGCCTTATCAGGGCTGGTATGTCACCGGCAGCGTGAACTTTGCCAAGAAGGATGTGAACGCCTTCTCGCATGACGCGGGGCTGGTCTTCTATCGCATCGGGACGTTCAAGAGCCGGCCCTACGACGTGTTCTCGATCGGGGCCGCCAAGACCTATTTCAGCGACGTGGTGGTGCAGAACGCGACCGATCTGGGGCTGGAGGCGGCTTCCAGCTCGACCAGCTTCCTCGCCTCCTATACCTACCGGCTGCAACAGGGCGCCTATCTGCAATCGGCGATCACCTATATCGACAACCCGACGCTGGCCCCGGTCCGGCCTTCGGCGCTCAACGCAAGCGTCAACCTGACGCTGGTGTTCTAGGGAACGCGGCATCTTCGTCCCGTTCCGCCGCCCGATGCCCTAGAATGAAACCTCCCGATGACCTTGCGACGGGCCATCGGGACAGGTTTGAAGATCGCTCGCCATCGATCAAATCCGAAACCTATCCCAGGATGATGTTCGCCATGCTCTTGCCGGATCGTGCCCG
It includes:
- a CDS encoding MFS transporter — encoded protein: MRRQFPPPPPDLNAFRRPVHVPFLNGLKVRDSILWTRTTQMCSNPEFKGAREETRKMDTEKKQHARAWLATVVLAMAAMIAMADKTLPMLLMEPIKHAMALTDVQIGILTGFTFAIAMAVAALPLAWLADRYDRTLLLGVAITAWCLLTIASGFATNFTALFLCRLGVGLGEAALMPAALSLIADLFPLRRVARASGLLFFGVTFGGVLAMVGGGALYGYLHAAALEGTLPLASDDAWRWTTIAFGAAGLVVAALVVTILPEPRRRNPAMAAAAIGTPEAAGFREYLTATLPFILLLVICLGMSAIFTVGFNGWLAPFFTRTYGWSIERTGSTLGTILLVAGLLSPFIGVFFNQIVRRWMGREAPLAAISLMLLVILPFVIGGPLMSNGLWAAAAVGIVIAISGGCSIVISVIYVSIAPSHLRARVTAVLLLVLGLISGAGTVVYAGFTDIVLGDPSRIHLTMSLLSGLLILFTAITSFFVDRRYPAVVAMAKEAELRHLGSGAADPRGHELSATN
- a CDS encoding serine hydrolase: MTSHGAVERLQLMLDDYVENFGAIGVIVGIDLPEAGRLCLTAGSRAQREAALGSSDLFQIGSQAKTFVALSILLLCRDGLLDLDDPVARHIDLPVDGRITLRHLIMNTSGLPEYLSLIDPTSAGRMAPRDMVIPALEQGVLFAPGQQFDYSNTGWVIAAMVMDARAPGGYAGYVKKRIFGPLGMQDSWVGSGYPEERLAQGYLKRAGQPAISAARGFSLAWAYGAGDIISNCGDMLDFYRALSRPGNPLGVTLRDMTAHWALPAAKPFHPMSLGAAYGLGLERRRWGGLEVWGHPGRTVGYGASSWFVPSTGAIATTAFMFVEDESEPPHIAAQRYNPSMLFTQVLCTAHALTDLLPAAVPAPVPVAGNR
- a CDS encoding DPP IV N-terminal domain-containing protein: MVANGNSTGTDPHERARYLASGQRNARVFNDTVRPFWSDDGKLFSYCRRTPGGTDYLLVEAGTGRVEPLFDRKALAARIAAWPVAPQAAEPEDVRLAPDARAIEFRLEGRLWRAERDGLVLTDLGPVAAPTENVAPDHSARLVLRDHDLWLVDHSGKRPLTSDGEAGNGYGGFLGFDYNLTQGRCPPIALWSPDSSRIATLRTDLRRVPLAHLIEAVPADGSRPRLHSFPYPVPGDEHGALSELCFIGRNGQRVQAGMDRLVSFGANPLISYPAWWSDDGGHFYLHEGSRDGHRLDFWQVDTATGDARRLVIEEGPGSGRPCFSPSPQPQVLRDGRILWSSMADGWRHLYFVDPGDPRSRRRITAGEWNVVSILHVDEDGGTILFAAAGREPGLDPYYLQVYSIRFDGTDLRRLTRQDLNHDLSLPPRALTQVPAGSGRYPNGTSPDGAFFVAAHEAPDRPPVSALYDRSGRVVMTLEHADAREAWPADMPLPEPFHVRALDGETALWGVLYKPPGFDPEKSYPVIDVIYGGPQVFMAPKSFGQTTYARYAEGLAAAGFVTLLLDGPGTPGRSRDFWLHSHGRMECCGGLADHAAAIRSLAADRPWMDIAKGVGLTGFSGGGYATVRGMAVHPDVFTVGVSICGNHDVSLYIANWAEMFQGMDASARRGLASADVADRIAGKLFLIQGEMDDNVQPSQMLRLVDALVKADADFDMLIVPGADHGVAFHPYALRRTVDYFLHHLAGRG
- a CDS encoding M42 family metallopeptidase, translated to MDRDSALFDLIGKLVMCHSPSGVEARIDAFLMQRFSELGIEAALDAAGNFVARIPGSGPGRLAITAHKDEIGASVSGLGDDGRLKLRALGSSFPWVYGEGIVDILGDNETIQGVLSFGSRHITRASPQYPQQETAPVKWSDVWVETKRSRDDIAGAGVRPGSRVLVGRHRKAPHRLGDHIAGYTLDNKASVAILIELAKQIRNPASEICLVFSSMEEVGACGALYFTRNEPVDAIIALEIAPLSDEYDIVDGPDPVIYAQDGYGLYHEGLNGRIAAAAARAGVGLQRSVVHDFGSDASIVMRNGHAPRGACLAFPTQNTHGYEIARLAAIRNCVAVLAELCKEDLSKW
- a CDS encoding M81 family metallopeptidase; this translates as MRVFIAGLATETNSFSPIPSGALAFSLDHVRRVRAGEVAPPKDEMLAVFHRLCSADGHEVVQSIAAGAEPGAPVVRAVYEELRDMILEDLRAAGAVDVVLLALHGAMIAQGYDDCEGDLLARIREIAPRAIIGAQLDPHCSLTEAMVAHADLITIMREYPHTDFAERAADLYRHCLRAARGDFRPAAALIDCRMIGFFPTTEGAMKQVVAAFRHSSADPRIVTAEFAHGFPWGDVPEMGARVLVYADGDLETAKAEALRLARLVHDRRRELQAAFPGLASSLDRAEGLDGLVVLGDFADNPGGGAPGDSTFVLRALLDRGIADAAIGAFYDPEAARLCADAGPGATIRLRLGGKLGPESGDPVDLVAEIVAVAKDHACTAFGMRVPLGRSAAIRCRGIDILIVSSRSQLYGADGFTGLGISLQDKRLVVVKSSNHYVASFGPLADHIWHMATPGAMTLDFASIPYRRLDRPVFPLVENPWADEDMQAAIRVAKRPSSGGI
- a CDS encoding TetR/AcrR family transcriptional regulator → MTQKDPPAEQTNGRERLLEAAITLFGRDGFDATSVRAIADEAGVSWGLVRFYFQSKEGLRDAVEKRVMTDYLQLVQVANRARSPEELSSMIESQTGSLSGIVRYLRRAIMEERSIALDFLRELLGTTEMLNADLRARFPDEPALWDSIRMVAQRIGYLLLAPQFETLLNRNLFSVEELKRRNLQEERIMQLILTGLASEEGGKRGT
- a CDS encoding carbohydrate porin, with product MTDTQSPDPQKPRRFGGRALALMLGGLFATALPGGTAPAVAQELPNCAKYDQLNHRGSEVPYPSNCEAIDPELGGLREKLFRRGWNLQVVTTQGLTYDVRGNDGGPQIYTGQKPTANASVSLVFTHDLSRYGLPEGSLLTFAPVAGYTSFSGAGLSHAYVNQLSAMVPLNDGRVVLQAGQYNMASQFYGQAIGNNLAASALGPQSFILYGLGVGGLKPAPGFDIRLSSADKRFYNHFGVARSISPDGLFADGEENHSGLKFSTRGAKAVFINEIGYRVQPDVNQRNIWLRAGAVYNTSDFAHLDDPATTGKNYGGYVVATYQLSQPDMAAPYQGWYVTGSVNFAKKDVNAFSHDAGLVFYRIGTFKSRPYDVFSIGAAKTYFSDVVVQNATDLGLEAASSSTSFLASYTYRLQQGAYLQSAITYIDNPTLAPVRPSALNASVNLTLVF
- a CDS encoding leucyl aminopeptidase family protein translates to MTAWTQIDILQSDEPAAEFVLAFAGKDGAIPERDQPRLSLAIRHTGFAAQPGQWLDVPPAKDTDARIILIGAPEIGTATPHDWASLGGNIVEAMAALRLETARLSGGAALADDARLSAVLLGVLLHGFRPDTGRRHPDPTPWPQRLLIPPGQEGARDQALRTARAVNRARAWVEAPANRLTPQAWAAELPAIFEPLGATLRIFDSAALQEMGASALLAVGRASEFPPLLAVVEWRGAPAREGWDAVLVGKGMTFDSGGLNLKTAAPVIAPMGFDMGGGAAVLGAVELAASRKAGCNVAAIVPMAENAVDGKSFRPGDVIQSLGGLTIEIRNTDGEGRLVLADGIAYGLKTYQPAHVVDIATLTGMIAVALLEEFAGLYANNDALAAELDEAGRATGELVWRMPCQPNQDHVVETPVADVANMSTFPGLLGTGLSAPVSGAKLLQKFVGDTPWAHIDIAGTVWATRRSAYGGKNATGYGVRLLDQWLRRFERG